A part of Chryseobacterium shigense genomic DNA contains:
- a CDS encoding DUF6493 family protein has translation MKERLYDILNEEKTHEIIPYLKKLTEEERKALVPTIKKLDREISKIVMTKKSYHTAGSAEQHSIIDIASFVCMDQKHYGKNYWSLFRDKEQTEKILEWGCPDWFSDFINDSVDAEFTAFNYHDILRWSEKGYVKPTPELLGYHLSLHPYDLEKFPVTLETHFWYLCEFPSKSLPFTREWLPLVQKLIAENKIDRTKFLRESLLAANRNFNKNVTGWFMDAFIAVKPSDDELVALQDELMAGLASVQSKAVNTILLHLKKIVLDPAFRTDEFSHFLPNLLSSEIKTVVTTSLTVTEKVLQKSNTDTENLGIALSAAFVSKDESIQTKAAKFILKYIPVSEEIKEALSHYTDNILSNVRPVLAQYIENRQLDLDHVKPEKLELINEECKIQELQSFEDLMFFLPQAIENPGTYYYDLALAGLVHFADEADSGSVKLFEPVFQKACKTIAKWEVNHFNVLLCNLIINYGLLLLKKFPLQLTNIEKIYNRTREDEASREVYSTYHKKLKPIKDIYAGGLAMEPFKHLAVRVFNQIESGDRTPLLSTVTHEPCWINPEALVERLEIYQNRNIEPDDLDVQLALQRCSLEKTSYALQLAEEKLKGEYKELLLFFFNKNASPKGKFQHPSWWMTAGITRSPGVCFEEFKTFGYDDIPEEFLTGIYDWKTIDSKKNSYYPVELNISVPKYHLKKRQHQLFLEYFIAEQGNFSEVPSLIWSFPNTLGNVLAKIIKHCLFYSGIAEVYERNMVLNAAQALHQMKKPLDTIGYLFLGTIFLDGDKVIRGTAAEIWLEHTSHKVMDDVRLGQVIGLHEKLEWAPVKRFTDLVQHQMLNVSKDHNLALEQLLTHILHQMETPVTNLKKILDIYHEVLALNQSETDKNLKEKLNSWKENSSLKKICSLLLKK, from the coding sequence ATGAAAGAAAGGCTTTATGATATCCTTAATGAGGAAAAAACACATGAGATTATTCCATACCTGAAGAAGCTCACAGAAGAAGAAAGAAAGGCCCTGGTTCCTACAATAAAAAAGCTGGACAGGGAGATCAGTAAGATCGTAATGACAAAAAAATCCTATCATACTGCAGGCTCCGCAGAGCAGCATTCTATTATTGATATCGCTTCATTTGTCTGCATGGATCAGAAACATTACGGGAAAAACTACTGGAGTCTTTTCAGAGATAAGGAACAGACCGAAAAAATACTGGAGTGGGGATGCCCGGACTGGTTTTCAGATTTCATTAATGATTCTGTAGATGCAGAATTTACTGCATTCAATTATCATGATATTTTAAGATGGTCTGAAAAAGGTTATGTAAAACCTACACCTGAGCTGCTGGGCTATCACCTGAGCCTTCATCCGTATGATCTGGAAAAATTTCCGGTAACTTTGGAAACCCATTTCTGGTACCTGTGCGAATTTCCTTCAAAATCACTTCCTTTTACAAGAGAATGGCTCCCGTTGGTTCAGAAACTGATTGCTGAAAATAAAATCGACAGAACAAAATTTCTCAGGGAATCCCTTCTGGCGGCAAACAGGAATTTCAACAAAAATGTTACAGGATGGTTTATGGATGCATTCATCGCAGTGAAACCTTCTGATGATGAACTTGTGGCACTTCAGGATGAACTGATGGCAGGATTAGCTTCCGTACAGTCAAAGGCAGTCAATACCATACTCTTACACTTGAAAAAAATAGTTCTGGACCCGGCATTCAGAACCGATGAGTTTTCACATTTTCTTCCCAACCTGTTAAGTTCAGAGATCAAAACAGTTGTAACAACTAGTTTAACGGTTACAGAAAAAGTTTTACAGAAAAGTAATACTGACACTGAAAACCTTGGAATTGCCCTGAGCGCAGCATTTGTAAGCAAAGATGAAAGCATACAGACCAAAGCGGCAAAGTTCATTCTTAAATACATTCCGGTCTCAGAAGAGATCAAAGAAGCTTTGTCCCATTATACCGATAACATATTATCCAATGTAAGACCGGTATTGGCCCAATACATAGAGAACAGGCAGCTGGATCTGGATCATGTTAAGCCTGAAAAACTCGAGCTCATTAATGAAGAATGCAAAATTCAGGAACTGCAAAGTTTTGAAGATCTCATGTTTTTCCTTCCGCAGGCTATAGAAAATCCGGGAACCTATTATTATGATCTGGCACTTGCAGGACTTGTACACTTCGCAGATGAAGCCGATTCCGGATCTGTAAAACTTTTTGAACCCGTATTTCAAAAGGCCTGTAAAACCATTGCCAAATGGGAGGTGAATCACTTCAACGTACTGTTATGCAACCTGATTATCAATTACGGATTGCTGCTGCTGAAAAAATTCCCGTTACAGCTTACAAATATTGAAAAAATATATAACAGAACCCGTGAGGATGAAGCCTCGAGAGAAGTGTATTCCACCTATCATAAAAAGCTGAAACCCATTAAAGATATTTATGCCGGAGGATTGGCTATGGAACCCTTCAAACATTTGGCGGTACGTGTTTTTAATCAAATAGAATCAGGAGATAGAACTCCGCTGCTATCTACTGTTACTCATGAGCCATGTTGGATAAATCCTGAAGCATTGGTAGAAAGATTGGAAATCTATCAGAACAGAAATATTGAGCCTGATGACCTGGATGTACAGCTTGCACTACAGCGTTGTTCACTGGAAAAAACTTCATACGCATTACAGTTGGCTGAAGAAAAGTTAAAAGGAGAGTATAAAGAGCTTCTGCTCTTCTTTTTTAATAAAAATGCTTCTCCAAAAGGAAAATTTCAACATCCGTCATGGTGGATGACAGCAGGAATTACACGATCCCCCGGTGTATGTTTTGAAGAATTTAAAACTTTCGGATATGATGATATTCCTGAAGAATTCCTGACCGGTATTTATGACTGGAAAACAATTGACAGCAAAAAAAACTCCTATTATCCTGTTGAACTTAATATCAGTGTTCCGAAATATCACCTGAAAAAAAGACAGCATCAGCTTTTTCTGGAATACTTTATTGCTGAGCAGGGAAACTTTTCAGAAGTTCCGTCCCTGATCTGGAGTTTTCCCAACACATTAGGAAATGTTTTGGCAAAGATCATTAAACACTGCCTCTTCTACTCAGGAATTGCAGAAGTTTATGAAAGAAATATGGTGCTGAATGCGGCTCAGGCACTTCATCAGATGAAAAAGCCTCTGGATACAATAGGTTATCTGTTTCTGGGAACCATTTTCCTGGACGGAGACAAGGTAATACGCGGTACTGCGGCAGAGATCTGGTTGGAGCATACTTCCCATAAAGTAATGGATGATGTACGTTTGGGACAGGTAATCGGGCTTCACGAAAAGCTGGAATGGGCTCCTGTGAAAAGATTTACAGATCTTGTACAGCATCAGATGCTCAATGTAAGCAAAGACCACAATCTGGCACTGGAACAGCTTCTCACTCATATTTTACATCAGATGGAAACACCTGTTACCAATCTTAAAAAAATATTGGACATTTACCACGAGGTTTTGGCTTTGAACCAATCAGAGACCGATAAGAACTTAAAAGAAAAACTGAATAGCTGGAAAGAAAATTCCAGCCTGAAAAAAATCTGCAGTCTTCTTCTAAAAAAATAG
- a CDS encoding SWIM zinc finger family protein: MEDTLIYNYQRPSSLIRKDTSEELFLSKYSEIQKNTDAPCFFWGDVSQPFILARCLITLSNIVKSSFNLSPFQTALLKDPIVTAGNNKLRFEGFSHCAGVYARVDVLPDGLHGEFIESGTTNVDFNQSMITALGSIRPSEKIMLSIGEKEVGLYKEDRKVIERKAPLPVKWIKGLSTVQIYLSESEKLHCFNKIQTQQLFRGIPKGTIKTDYYLIIRGNRPMFSPVKSVDAVCIGGLHRLRLLEPLLPYIDKMQVFPHSSMQSTTWQLCLGNIRFSFSLSRESWRGFSGEGAVLDSLTDDVSDEWIDALDKYAYANQAFNPSVFALNENINLKKTENLTGRLAAMGLLGYDLDDNGFFYRRLPFKLSRIIGLNPRMKNAEKLIAEGKIEILNKSETRTEARVEGTDVHHTVIIENDKERCTCEWFSKYQGERGPCKHVLAVKKLMQI, encoded by the coding sequence ATGGAAGATACGCTAATTTACAACTATCAGAGACCATCATCTTTGATAAGAAAAGATACATCTGAAGAATTATTTCTGTCCAAGTACAGCGAAATTCAGAAAAATACGGATGCCCCCTGCTTTTTTTGGGGAGATGTAAGCCAGCCGTTTATATTGGCAAGGTGCCTCATTACGCTATCCAATATTGTGAAATCCAGCTTTAACCTGTCACCGTTTCAGACAGCACTGCTTAAAGATCCTATCGTAACTGCCGGAAATAACAAATTACGCTTTGAAGGATTTTCACATTGTGCGGGTGTTTACGCAAGAGTAGATGTATTGCCTGATGGACTTCACGGTGAGTTTATAGAAAGCGGAACCACCAATGTGGATTTTAATCAGTCCATGATTACAGCGCTGGGAAGCATCAGGCCCAGTGAAAAAATAATGCTTTCCATAGGTGAAAAAGAAGTAGGGCTTTACAAAGAAGATAGAAAAGTAATAGAAAGAAAAGCCCCGTTACCTGTAAAGTGGATCAAAGGATTAAGTACAGTCCAGATCTATCTTTCCGAATCTGAAAAACTTCATTGTTTCAATAAAATTCAGACCCAGCAGCTGTTCAGAGGAATACCGAAAGGGACTATTAAAACAGATTATTACCTGATCATCAGAGGAAACAGGCCCATGTTTTCACCGGTAAAATCGGTGGATGCCGTTTGCATCGGAGGACTTCATAGACTGCGTTTGCTGGAGCCCCTTCTTCCTTATATTGATAAAATGCAGGTATTTCCGCATTCCAGTATGCAGTCCACTACATGGCAGCTCTGTTTGGGAAATATAAGGTTCAGTTTTTCATTATCAAGAGAAAGCTGGCGGGGATTTTCCGGCGAAGGAGCAGTGCTGGACAGCCTGACAGATGATGTTTCCGATGAATGGATTGATGCATTGGATAAATATGCCTATGCCAACCAGGCTTTTAATCCTTCAGTATTTGCTTTGAATGAAAATATTAATTTAAAAAAAACGGAAAATCTTACAGGAAGATTAGCTGCTATGGGACTTTTGGGCTATGACCTGGACGATAACGGGTTTTTCTACCGGAGACTGCCATTTAAATTAAGTCGTATCATCGGCTTAAATCCACGTATGAAAAATGCAGAAAAGCTCATCGCAGAAGGAAAAATAGAAATATTAAATAAAAGTGAAACCAGAACTGAGGCAAGAGTGGAAGGCACAGATGTACATCACACAGTAATTATAGAGAATGATAAAGAGCGGTGCACCTGCGAATGGTTCAGCAAATACCAGGGCGAAAGAGGGCCGTGTAAACATGTGCTTGCCGTAAAGAAATTAATGCAGATTTAA
- a CDS encoding VOC family protein, with product MIKGLYETHVQVSNLEDSIQFYTEVLGLKLAHRDENRPIAFLWIGKDKEFMLGLWEQKENLQTRHFAFSCSKEDILNYSVDFLKKKDLKPYNFLRDGIDKPMVFAWMPALAIYFNDPDGNQLEFISILEGEGKPQLGVVSYEEWMKH from the coding sequence ATGATCAAAGGATTATATGAAACTCATGTTCAGGTAAGTAACTTAGAAGATTCTATACAATTTTATACCGAAGTATTGGGTCTGAAACTGGCGCATAGGGATGAAAACCGTCCTATTGCCTTTTTATGGATAGGAAAAGATAAGGAATTCATGCTGGGATTATGGGAGCAAAAAGAAAACCTGCAGACAAGACATTTTGCCTTTTCCTGCAGTAAGGAAGATATTTTAAATTATTCCGTAGATTTTCTGAAGAAAAAAGATCTGAAGCCTTATAACTTTCTAAGGGACGGCATTGATAAACCAATGGTTTTTGCCTGGATGCCTGCGCTGGCTATTTACTTCAATGATCCGGACGGAAACCAGCTAGAATTTATTTCCATCCTTGAAGGTGAAGGAAAACCGCAACTGGGCGTGGTCTCTTACGAAGAATGGATGAAGCATTAA